A region of Gottschalkia purinilytica DNA encodes the following proteins:
- a CDS encoding lysophospholipid acyltransferase family protein: MIFYNLVKNLSKIMFKLGYKLKIIGIENIPKNGKVIICSNHVNLLDPILIAAISPRQLHFMAKKELFKNKFLKIIFNGLGAFPVDREGADLSAIRNSLKILKEDKVFALFPEGTRMTEMNLDSVKPGVAMISIKSKSPIVPVYIDTNYKPFTKLKVIIGKPISFEDYYDKKLSTDDYRELSKRVLKEIYKYKDR; the protein is encoded by the coding sequence ATGATATTTTATAATCTTGTAAAAAATTTATCTAAAATAATGTTTAAACTAGGATATAAATTAAAAATAATAGGAATTGAAAATATACCTAAAAATGGTAAGGTTATTATTTGTTCAAATCATGTAAATTTATTAGATCCAATTCTTATAGCAGCAATATCTCCAAGGCAATTACACTTTATGGCAAAAAAAGAACTATTTAAAAATAAATTTCTTAAAATAATTTTTAATGGACTAGGTGCATTTCCAGTTGATAGAGAAGGAGCAGACCTAAGTGCTATTCGTAATTCTCTTAAGATACTTAAAGAAGACAAAGTTTTTGCATTATTTCCAGAAGGAACTCGTATGACTGAAATGAACTTAGACAGTGTAAAACCAGGTGTAGCCATGATAAGTATAAAATCTAAATCTCCTATTGTTCCAGTATATATAGATACTAATTATAAGCCTTTTACAAAGTTAAAAGTAATAATAGGAAAACCAATTTCTTTTGAAGATTATTATGATAAAAAATTAAGTACTGATGACTATAGAGAGCTAAGCAAAAGGGTATTAAAAGAAATATATAAATATAAGGATAGATAG
- the cmk gene encoding (d)CMP kinase, translated as MKNFSVAIDGPAGAGKSTIAKIIAEKLNIIYIDTGAMYRAFTLKLVKNNIDFNDIKTIKNTLRDTTIDFKNNHIFLDGIIVDEEIRTNEISSKVSLVAKIKEVREKLVEIQRDIAKNKSIIMDGRDIGTSVLPNAEFKFFITASVEERASRRYKELIDKGISIDFDKLKNDIIKRDRIDSTRSIAPLKKSEDAIEVDTTNKNINEVIELILDKMKMEGNI; from the coding sequence ATGAAAAATTTTTCCGTAGCTATTGATGGACCAGCTGGAGCAGGTAAAAGTACCATAGCAAAAATTATAGCCGAAAAACTTAATATTATTTACATTGACACAGGAGCTATGTATAGAGCTTTTACTTTAAAATTAGTGAAAAATAATATAGATTTTAATGATATTAAAACTATAAAAAATACATTGAGAGACACAACTATTGACTTTAAAAACAATCATATATTCTTAGACGGAATAATCGTAGATGAAGAAATTAGAACTAATGAAATTAGTTCTAAAGTATCTTTGGTTGCAAAGATAAAAGAAGTCAGAGAAAAGTTAGTAGAAATTCAAAGAGATATAGCAAAAAATAAAAGTATAATAATGGATGGAAGAGATATTGGAACATCTGTTTTACCAAATGCAGAGTTTAAGTTTTTCATAACAGCTTCAGTTGAAGAAAGAGCTTCAAGAAGATATAAGGAACTTATAGACAAAGGAATCAGCATAGACTTTGATAAATTAAAAAACGATATAATTAAAAGAGACAGAATAGATAGTACGAGAAGTATAGCTCCTTTGAAGAAAAGTGAAGATGCAATAGAAGTTGATACTACTAATAAAAATATTAATGAAGTAATAGAACTTATACTAGACAAAATGAAAATGGAAGGGAATATATAA